The following coding sequences lie in one Eubacterium ventriosum genomic window:
- the mgtE gene encoding magnesium transporter, with the protein MTVEDKIDDKELKDINPQRDDYEDEIIQIIKSDEPAYKKKEELDDYHENDIAAVLEKLDVKERRKLYSIMGLERVSEVFAYLDDPEEFIEELDSELAADILENMEADDAVDILDELEDEKSEELIQLMDKEAKKDIDLIQSYDDDEIGSKMTTNYVTLTLNLTIKQAMKRVVEQAADNDNISTLYVLDGENKFYGAIDLTDLIVAREYVVLETLVTTSYPFVYDHETVDDCIEDLKDYSEDSIPVLDRDQHILGVITSQDLLEVVDEEMGEDYAKLAALTSEEDLEEPLLESLKKRIPWLVILLMLGLGVSSVTGMFEHVIATLPIIVSFQSVILGMSGNVGTQSLAVTIRVLTDEELTLKQQLGFVLKELKVGFFNGMIIGSISFMITGLFIWLAKGQTVVNAFAMSGCIGGALWLAMIISSVVGTIIPIFFTKIKVDPAVASGPLISTVNDLVAVVTYYGLAWTLLLNIVHMA; encoded by the coding sequence ATGACAGTGGAAGATAAAATCGATGACAAAGAATTAAAAGATATAAATCCACAGAGGGATGATTATGAAGACGAAATTATACAGATTATAAAAAGCGACGAACCTGCGTATAAGAAGAAAGAAGAACTGGATGATTATCATGAGAATGATATAGCAGCAGTTTTAGAGAAGTTAGATGTAAAGGAAAGAAGAAAACTTTACTCTATCATGGGACTTGAAAGAGTTTCAGAGGTTTTCGCTTATTTAGATGATCCGGAAGAATTTATCGAAGAATTGGATTCAGAACTTGCGGCAGACATTCTTGAAAACATGGAAGCTGACGATGCAGTAGATATTCTTGATGAATTGGAGGATGAAAAGAGCGAGGAACTTATCCAGTTAATGGATAAGGAAGCAAAAAAAGACATTGACCTGATTCAGTCATATGATGACGATGAAATCGGTAGCAAGATGACAACTAACTATGTTACATTAACACTTAACCTTACAATTAAGCAGGCAATGAAGCGTGTAGTTGAACAGGCTGCAGACAATGACAATATATCAACATTATATGTACTTGACGGTGAAAATAAATTTTACGGAGCAATAGATTTAACAGACCTTATTGTGGCAAGAGAATATGTTGTACTTGAAACATTGGTTACAACATCATATCCTTTTGTATACGATCATGAAACAGTAGATGACTGTATTGAAGATTTGAAGGACTACTCAGAAGATTCAATTCCTGTACTTGACAGGGACCAGCACATACTTGGTGTTATTACATCTCAGGACTTATTGGAAGTAGTAGATGAAGAGATGGGTGAAGACTACGCTAAGTTGGCTGCTTTGACATCAGAAGAAGATTTGGAAGAACCTTTGCTTGAAAGTTTAAAAAAGAGAATCCCATGGCTTGTAATATTACTAATGCTAGGACTTGGAGTTTCATCAGTAACAGGAATGTTTGAACACGTTATAGCAACACTTCCTATCATAGTAAGTTTCCAGTCAGTAATACTTGGAATGTCAGGTAACGTTGGAACACAGTCACTGGCTGTAACAATCAGAGTATTAACAGATGAGGAACTTACATTAAAGCAACAGTTAGGTTTTGTTCTTAAGGAACTAAAAGTAGGATTCTTTAACGGAATGATAATAGGTTCCATTTCATTTATGATAACAGGACTATTTATATGGCTTGCAAAAGGACAGACGGTAGTAAATGCCTTTGCAATGTCAGGATGTATCGGAGGAGCATTATGGCTTGCAATGATAATCTCAAGTGTTGTAGGAACAATAATTCCTATCTTCTTTACAAAGATTAAAGTAGACCCGGCAGTTGCTTCAGGTCCACTTATTTCAACAGTAAACGATTTGGTGGCCGTAGTAACATATTACGGTTTGGCATGGACATTATTATTAAATATAGTTCATATGGCATAA
- a CDS encoding DUF4118 domain-containing protein translates to MKLIKNISKKDFARNTIITFLLMTVATIISFVLFYTPNFSPAVIAPIYILGLILIGTLTTGYLPGIIAAIISVICINFLFTYPYFQLNFTITGYPLTFIVMLSISLIISTYMTRFKKQGIALAEKEKLIAEGEKEKMRANLLRSISHDLRTPLTSIIGASSSLTNDSLNLSEEERSHLMRNITEDAAWLLNMVENILSVTKIQDDNRTLNKSSEPLEEIMSDSVHRVKRRIPDANIKITLPDEFVLVPMDALLIEQVIINLLENALKHSHSKKPIELYATIEPKTVTVYVKDYGIGISNDKKDEIFKSYTRRNNSPDRDKGMGIGLSICQTIIEAHNGEIHADTHDEGSVFYFSLPKED, encoded by the coding sequence ATGAAGTTAATTAAGAACATATCAAAAAAGGATTTTGCAAGAAACACTATTATTACTTTTTTGCTTATGACTGTGGCAACAATTATTTCTTTTGTATTATTTTATACGCCAAATTTTTCGCCGGCTGTTATTGCACCTATATACATTCTTGGATTAATACTTATCGGAACCTTAACTACGGGATATTTACCGGGAATTATTGCAGCAATAATAAGTGTTATATGTATTAATTTTCTTTTTACATATCCTTATTTTCAGCTTAATTTTACAATAACCGGCTATCCTCTTACTTTTATTGTGATGTTGTCAATCTCTCTTATAATAAGTACATATATGACAAGATTTAAGAAACAGGGCATAGCACTTGCCGAAAAAGAGAAGCTTATTGCAGAAGGTGAAAAGGAAAAAATGCGTGCCAACCTGCTTCGCTCTATTTCTCACGACCTACGCACTCCCCTTACAAGCATAATTGGTGCCTCTTCTTCTCTTACTAACGATAGTCTTAACCTATCGGAAGAGGAACGTAGTCATCTTATGCGTAACATTACTGAGGATGCAGCATGGCTGCTTAATATGGTTGAAAATATTTTGTCTGTTACAAAGATTCAGGACGACAACAGAACTCTTAATAAAAGTTCTGAGCCTTTAGAGGAAATTATGTCTGATTCAGTTCACAGAGTTAAAAGACGTATTCCTGACGCAAACATTAAGATAACATTGCCTGATGAGTTTGTTTTGGTTCCAATGGACGCTCTTCTAATTGAGCAGGTTATTATCAATCTTTTAGAAAATGCCCTAAAGCATTCTCATTCCAAGAAGCCTATTGAACTTTATGCCACTATTGAGCCAAAAACTGTTACCGTTTATGTAAAGGACTATGGCATTGGCATTAGTAATGATAAAAAAGATGAGATATTTAAGTCTTATACCCGCAGAAACAACAGCCCTGACAGGGACAAGGGTATGGGCATTGGGCTTTCTATTTGCCAGACTATTATAGAAGCCCACAATGGTGAAATTCATGCAGACACCCATGATGAAGGTTCTGTATTTTATTTTTCACTGCCTAAAGAGGATTAA
- a CDS encoding response regulator — protein sequence MKDYTILLIEDEKNIADFVEKILRSNDYKVVTASTGGEGLSLIKSRCPDIILLDLGLPDMDGLDVISSVRSWSLCPIIVLSARTTDNDKVSSLDLGADDYITKPFSTNELLARIRTSLRHSNRVVTNDSVSEKPYAALGLKIDFMKRIITRDGEPIHLTPVEYKIVAYIAKNSGKVITYSSILKNVWGPNMDENDNKILRVNMANIRRKIEPNPAEPTYILTELGVGYRMLEDSSL from the coding sequence ATGAAAGATTACACTATTCTACTTATTGAAGATGAAAAAAATATTGCAGATTTTGTTGAAAAGATTCTGCGTTCTAATGATTATAAAGTTGTAACAGCTTCCACCGGTGGCGAGGGGCTTTCACTTATAAAATCAAGATGTCCTGACATTATTCTTCTTGACCTTGGACTTCCTGATATGGACGGTCTTGATGTAATTTCAAGTGTGCGTTCATGGTCTTTATGTCCCATTATTGTTCTTTCTGCAAGAACTACTGATAATGATAAAGTATCTTCCTTAGACCTTGGTGCAGATGATTACATAACTAAGCCCTTTAGCACTAATGAACTACTTGCAAGAATAAGAACTTCATTAAGACATAGCAACCGTGTTGTTACTAACGATTCAGTAAGTGAAAAACCTTACGCTGCCCTTGGCCTTAAAATAGATTTTATGAAAAGAATTATTACAAGGGACGGTGAGCCTATTCATCTTACCCCTGTTGAGTACAAAATTGTTGCCTACATTGCCAAAAACTCCGGCAAGGTAATTACATACTCCTCTATTCTTAAAAACGTTTGGGGACCAAATATGGACGAAAATGATAATAAGATTCTGCGAGTTAACATGGCTAACATTCGAAGAAAGATTGAGCCAAATCCTGCGGAACCTACTTATATTCTTACTGAACTGGGTGTGGGATACAGAATGCTGGAAGATTCTTCACTATAA
- the pyk gene encoding pyruvate kinase, whose amino-acid sequence MRKTKIVCTLGPATDKDNVLEELIKNGLNVARCNFSHGSHEEHLGRMNKVKELREKCNKPVAILLDTKGPEIRTGNFENGKVHVFSGQTFTLVGGEKIIGDENRVNITYPDLYKDVEPGSVILIDDGLIKMEVEKIVGQDVVCKVKNDGKISDKKGVNVPDIHINMEYLSEQDKKDIIFGIEQDVEYIAASFVRCAEDVEQIRAILKENGGENINIIAKIENSEGILNIDSIIEAADGIMVARGDMGVELPEEEVPIIQKMIIKKVYQAGKKVITATQMLDSMMNNPRPTRAETTDVANAIYDGTSAIMLSGETAAGKYPIDALQTMVRIAERTEMDINYKQRFFNQNIHTERNITQAVCHATCTTAYDLEAKAILTVTKSGRSARMISSCRPDCMVIAGTTDEKTCRQLSLSWGVTPVLLKEKEDVLELFDYAVEVAKENKLVNQGDIVVITSGVPLGTSGTTNMMKVQTVE is encoded by the coding sequence ATGAGAAAAACTAAAATTGTTTGTACATTAGGTCCTGCAACAGATAAGGACAATGTATTAGAAGAATTAATTAAGAATGGTTTAAATGTAGCAAGATGTAATTTCTCTCACGGTTCTCACGAAGAGCATTTGGGAAGAATGAACAAAGTTAAGGAATTAAGAGAAAAGTGTAACAAGCCGGTAGCCATATTGTTGGATACAAAGGGACCTGAAATCAGAACAGGTAACTTTGAAAATGGTAAGGTTCACGTTTTTTCAGGTCAGACATTTACATTGGTTGGAGGTGAAAAAATCATTGGTGACGAAAACCGTGTAAACATAACATATCCTGATTTGTATAAGGACGTAGAGCCGGGTTCAGTTATTTTGATAGATGATGGTCTTATTAAGATGGAAGTTGAAAAAATAGTTGGACAGGACGTTGTTTGTAAAGTAAAGAACGACGGAAAGATTTCAGATAAGAAAGGTGTCAATGTTCCTGACATTCATATTAACATGGAATATTTAAGTGAACAGGACAAGAAAGACATTATTTTTGGTATAGAGCAGGATGTTGAGTATATTGCAGCATCATTTGTAAGATGTGCAGAAGATGTAGAACAGATTCGTGCTATTTTAAAAGAAAACGGTGGCGAAAATATTAACATTATTGCAAAGATTGAAAACAGTGAAGGAATACTCAACATAGATTCAATTATTGAAGCTGCTGATGGCATTATGGTTGCCAGAGGTGATATGGGAGTAGAGCTTCCGGAAGAAGAAGTCCCAATTATCCAGAAGATGATTATTAAGAAAGTATATCAGGCAGGCAAGAAGGTTATAACAGCTACACAGATGCTTGACTCAATGATGAATAACCCAAGACCTACAAGAGCTGAGACAACAGATGTTGCCAATGCTATTTATGATGGTACAAGTGCAATTATGCTTTCGGGAGAAACAGCGGCAGGTAAGTATCCAATTGACGCATTACAGACTATGGTTAGAATAGCTGAAAGAACAGAGATGGATATCAATTACAAGCAGAGATTTTTCAACCAGAATATTCATACAGAAAGAAATATTACACAGGCTGTTTGCCATGCCACATGTACAACAGCTTATGACTTGGAAGCTAAGGCTATCCTTACAGTTACTAAGTCAGGAAGATCAGCACGAATGATTTCAAGTTGTAGACCTGATTGTATGGTTATTGCAGGTACAACAGATGAGAAAACCTGCAGACAGCTTAGCCTTTCATGGGGAGTGACTCCTGTACTTCTTAAAGAAAAGGAAGACGTATTGGAACTTTTTGATTACGCAGTTGAAGTTGCAAAAGAGAACAAGTTAGTAAATCAGGGTGACATTGTAGTAATTACTTCAGGTGTACCACTTGGAACATCAGGAACAACTAATATGATGAAAGTTCAGACTGTAGAATAA
- a CDS encoding HD domain-containing protein, giving the protein MEINLVYRNEFIKLVTPIIENEKVKRMDKYIQHGTTSTLDHCIAVAYVSFAMAKKLNIHCDYNSLIRGALLHDYFLYDWHVSDESHKWHGFSHARTALENASHDFELTPIEKDIIEKHMFPLNIKLPKYRESYLVTIADKICSSYETIYKVPYVAIYN; this is encoded by the coding sequence ATGGAAATTAATTTAGTTTATAGGAATGAGTTTATTAAATTAGTAACACCTATTATTGAGAATGAAAAAGTAAAACGTATGGACAAATATATACAACACGGAACAACAAGTACTTTGGATCATTGCATCGCAGTAGCTTATGTTAGTTTTGCAATGGCAAAGAAACTTAATATCCATTGCGATTACAATAGTTTAATCAGAGGCGCTCTATTGCACGACTACTTCTTATACGACTGGCATGTAAGTGATGAATCACATAAATGGCACGGTTTCAGCCACGCAAGAACAGCTCTTGAGAATGCCTCTCATGACTTTGAACTTACGCCTATAGAAAAGGATATAATTGAGAAGCATATGTTTCCGCTTAACATCAAACTTCCTAAATATAGAGAAAGCTATCTTGTAACAATCGCTGACAAGATTTGTTCTTCATATGAAACAATATATAAAGTTCCGTATGTTGCAATTTATAATTAG
- a CDS encoding YjjG family noncanonical pyrimidine nucleotidase, translating to MIDTVLLDLDDTILDFHKSEAFALKKTLEELGIEPLSSTIERYSEINDAQWKLLELGKITREQVLTGRFEILFKELGVNQSGDKAWQLYENNLSNSYFIIDGTIDVLEKLKNKYRLFIVSNGTASVQDKRIAGADISKYFEDIFISQRIGYNKPKIEFFNGCFEKMNNPNIEGMIIIGDSLSSDILGGINAGIHTCWYNPKRSENMTEIKPEYEIDSLDKIFDVL from the coding sequence ATGATAGATACAGTACTTTTGGATTTAGATGATACAATATTGGATTTTCACAAGTCAGAGGCTTTTGCTTTGAAGAAAACATTGGAAGAGCTAGGCATAGAACCGCTGTCATCAACTATTGAAAGATATAGTGAAATAAATGACGCCCAGTGGAAATTGTTGGAGCTTGGAAAGATTACAAGAGAGCAGGTTTTGACAGGCAGATTCGAGATTCTTTTTAAAGAGTTAGGAGTTAACCAGTCAGGAGATAAGGCATGGCAACTTTATGAAAACAACTTAAGCAACAGTTACTTCATAATTGATGGAACAATTGATGTTTTGGAAAAACTAAAGAACAAATATCGATTGTTTATTGTATCTAATGGAACAGCATCAGTTCAGGACAAAAGAATTGCCGGTGCTGATATCTCAAAATATTTTGAAGATATTTTTATTTCTCAGAGAATTGGATATAACAAGCCTAAAATAGAATTTTTCAATGGTTGTTTTGAAAAGATGAATAATCCTAATATTGAAGGAATGATTATTATTGGGGATAGTTTAAGTTCAGATATTCTAGGTGGAATTAATGCAGGAATTCATACTTGCTGGTACAATCCGAAAAGAAGCGAGAATATGACAGAGATAAAGCCTGAATATGAAATAGATAGTTTGGATAAAATATTTGATGTGCTGTAA
- a CDS encoding amino acid ABC transporter ATP-binding protein gives MSVLEMKHIQKSFGEFEVLKDISLEVNKGDVLSIIGPSGSGKSTLLRCAVNLEKISGGKIEYNDKLMADTNENGIVTYAPKSQLKELKSTYGLVFQNFNLFPHYSVWKNITDAPLNVQKRDKKEVEETANRLLEKMGIANKKDAYPCELSGGQQQRVSIARALAMNPDILFFDEPTSALDPELTKEVLKVIKELASEHMTMVIVTHEMSFAKEVSNRIIFMENGVIVEDGTPEQVFNSQNARTREFIGKYN, from the coding sequence ATGAGTGTATTAGAAATGAAACACATCCAAAAAAGTTTTGGCGAATTTGAAGTGTTAAAAGATATTTCCCTTGAAGTAAATAAGGGAGATGTTCTTTCTATTATCGGACCGTCAGGTTCAGGTAAGTCTACTTTATTAAGATGTGCAGTAAACCTTGAAAAAATTTCAGGTGGAAAGATTGAATACAATGACAAATTAATGGCTGACACAAACGAGAATGGCATAGTAACATATGCACCTAAGTCTCAGCTTAAGGAATTGAAATCAACATACGGATTGGTATTTCAGAACTTTAACCTTTTTCCACACTATTCAGTTTGGAAAAACATTACAGATGCTCCTTTAAATGTTCAAAAAAGAGACAAGAAGGAAGTGGAAGAAACAGCCAACCGACTTCTTGAAAAAATGGGAATAGCCAACAAGAAAGACGCTTACCCATGCGAACTGTCAGGTGGACAGCAGCAGCGAGTTTCCATTGCAAGAGCATTGGCAATGAATCCGGATATACTATTTTTCGATGAACCAACATCAGCATTAGATCCTGAACTTACAAAGGAAGTACTAAAAGTCATAAAAGAACTTGCAAGTGAACATATGACAATGGTAATAGTTACTCACGAAATGTCATTTGCCAAGGAAGTATCCAATCGAATAATCTTCATGGAAAATGGAGTAATCGTTGAGGATGGAACACCTGAGCAGGTATTTAATTCACAGAATGCAAGAACTAGAGAATTTATAGGGAAATATAATTAG
- a CDS encoding amino acid ABC transporter permease — MPMNMMLEKMSLGMIETVKIFVLTLLFSLPFGLVVAWGRMSRIKIVKWLVNIYISIMRGTPLMLQVMAIYFGPSYLLKIQISRDYRFYAVIISFVLNYAAYFAEIYRSGIESMPRGQYEAANMLGYNKAQTFMKIILPQVIKRILPSITNEVICLVKDTSLAFSIAYMEMFSIAKQIASSTSSLTPFFVAGVFYFVFNALVAWIMGLIEKKLSYYR; from the coding sequence ATGCCGATGAATATGATGTTAGAGAAGATGTCATTAGGTATGATAGAAACAGTAAAGATATTTGTTTTAACACTGCTTTTCTCATTACCATTTGGTCTTGTTGTGGCATGGGGACGAATGTCCAGAATTAAAATAGTAAAATGGTTGGTTAACATCTACATATCAATAATGAGAGGAACACCTCTTATGTTACAGGTTATGGCAATATATTTTGGACCAAGCTATTTATTAAAAATACAGATTTCAAGAGATTACAGATTTTATGCGGTAATAATTTCATTTGTGCTTAACTACGCAGCATACTTTGCTGAAATATACCGTTCAGGTATTGAGTCAATGCCAAGAGGACAGTACGAAGCAGCAAATATGCTCGGATACAACAAGGCACAGACTTTTATGAAGATTATATTACCACAGGTAATTAAGAGAATATTGCCATCAATTACTAATGAAGTAATTTGTCTTGTAAAAGATACATCACTTGCATTTTCAATAGCTTATATGGAAATGTTCAGTATTGCAAAACAGATAGCTTCATCAACATCAAGTTTGACACCATTCTTTGTTGCCGGAGTATTTTACTTTGTATTTAATGCTTTGGTAGCTTGGATTATGGGATTAATTGAAAAGAAATTAAGTTATTACAGATAG
- a CDS encoding transporter substrate-binding domain-containing protein yields MKKLLVLVLSLAMVLSLSACGNKETKKSDSDSSKKKFTVGFDAEYPPYGYMDSDTGEYTGFDLELAQAVCDMEGWELVKTPIEWASKDAELNNGNIDCIWNGFTINGKEDKYEWSDPYVNNQQVVVVAKNSGITKLADLKDKYVAAQSASAALQLLQKGGDQEKLGKTFKEIQEFPDYNTAFSELEAGTVDAVAMDVGVAKYQVNNRNNNYVILDENLNSEQYGIGFKKGNTELRDKVNADLKKLYDEGKVDELAKKYGIEDMICLGDK; encoded by the coding sequence ATGAAAAAATTATTAGTTTTAGTTCTTTCATTAGCTATGGTTTTATCACTTTCAGCTTGTGGAAATAAAGAAACAAAGAAGAGCGATAGCGATTCTTCAAAAAAGAAATTTACAGTAGGTTTTGATGCAGAATATCCACCATATGGATATATGGATTCAGATACAGGTGAATATACAGGATTTGACCTTGAATTGGCACAGGCTGTTTGTGACATGGAAGGTTGGGAATTAGTAAAGACACCTATTGAATGGGCTTCTAAAGATGCTGAATTAAATAATGGAAACATTGATTGTATTTGGAATGGATTTACTATTAACGGTAAGGAAGATAAGTATGAATGGTCAGATCCATATGTAAACAATCAGCAGGTTGTAGTTGTAGCAAAGAATTCAGGAATTACTAAGTTAGCAGATTTAAAGGATAAGTATGTTGCAGCTCAGTCAGCAAGTGCAGCCCTTCAGTTATTACAGAAAGGTGGAGATCAGGAGAAGCTTGGAAAGACATTTAAAGAGATTCAGGAATTTCCTGATTACAACACAGCTTTCTCAGAATTAGAAGCAGGTACAGTTGATGCTGTAGCAATGGATGTAGGTGTTGCAAAATATCAGGTTAACAACAGAAATAACAATTATGTTATTCTTGATGAAAACCTTAATTCAGAACAGTATGGAATTGGCTTCAAAAAAGGAAATACAGAACTTAGAGATAAAGTTAATGCTGATTTAAAGAAACTTTATGATGAAGGTAAAGTTGATGAATTAGCTAAAAAATACGGAATAGAAGATATGATTTGTCTTGGAGATAAATAA
- a CDS encoding Cof-type HAD-IIB family hydrolase, which yields MIKLVAMDIDGTLLDSNKNLSEENKTTVKEYEERGIKFTFSTGRIDNELEEVSSKMPYVKYGIMCNGAYVIDFENNKMLYSDLLDMSDVRYIYDTVKAMDMDMMFELQADGVIYSERRCIEDTKRYNVYHIDEFIKKTRVPVENIGEYIASRDKPVAKVNIFFPTAEIRDEVVEKIKDINYDLSYSEGTNLEFNVKGTTKAKGLMALAEYLGISIEETMAIGDNLNDVDILKTAGVSVVMYNARDEIKKLGDFITLSNDENGVAYAIKELINSNN from the coding sequence ATGATTAAATTAGTAGCTATGGATATAGATGGAACTTTGTTAGACAGCAACAAGAATTTGTCAGAAGAAAATAAAACGACAGTTAAAGAATATGAAGAAAGAGGTATAAAGTTTACTTTTTCTACAGGAAGAATAGATAACGAGTTAGAAGAAGTGTCCTCGAAAATGCCATATGTTAAATATGGAATAATGTGCAATGGCGCATATGTAATTGATTTTGAAAATAATAAAATGCTCTATTCAGATTTGCTGGATATGAGTGATGTTAGATATATATATGATACAGTAAAAGCTATGGACATGGATATGATGTTTGAGTTGCAGGCTGATGGTGTAATTTATTCAGAGAGAAGATGTATAGAAGATACTAAGAGATACAATGTTTATCACATAGATGAGTTTATAAAGAAGACCAGAGTGCCTGTTGAGAACATTGGTGAGTATATTGCTTCAAGAGATAAGCCGGTTGCCAAGGTTAATATTTTTTTCCCAACTGCTGAAATAAGAGATGAAGTAGTTGAGAAGATTAAAGATATAAATTACGACCTTTCGTATTCAGAAGGTACTAATTTGGAATTTAATGTTAAGGGAACTACTAAAGCAAAAGGGCTTATGGCTTTGGCAGAATATTTAGGCATTTCTATAGAAGAAACTATGGCAATAGGTGACAACCTTAATGACGTAGATATTTTAAAAACTGCAGGGGTTTCAGTAGTTATGTATAATGCCAGAGATGAAATAAAAAAGCTTGGAGATTTCATAACTTTAAGTAACGATGAAAATGGTGTGGCATATGCCATTAAGGAATTAATTAATTCTAATAATTAA
- a CDS encoding HPr family phosphocarrier protein: protein MKRQEITVKAKQGIHATPAIVLVNQARSYKSDIKLYKGSNGIDMKNVLRVLGLAVRCDDTVVVEAEGEDEELAVEQLIEAISNMK from the coding sequence ATGAAGAGACAGGAAATAACAGTTAAGGCGAAACAGGGTATACATGCAACTCCGGCTATTGTTTTGGTTAATCAGGCAAGAAGTTATAAGTCTGACATAAAACTTTACAAAGGAAGCAATGGCATTGATATGAAGAATGTTTTGCGTGTACTTGGGCTGGCAGTACGATGTGATGATACCGTAGTTGTTGAAGCCGAAGGCGAAGATGAAGAGTTGGCAGTAGAACAGTTAATAGAAGCTATTTCTAATATGAAGTAG
- a CDS encoding transketolase family protein yields MSEVKKIATRMSYGNALVELGKEHDDLLVFEADLGGATKTTIFRDVFPDRHIECGIAEANMVGMAAGISTTGIVPFVSSFAMFTAGRAFDQLRNSVGYPHLNVKVGATHGGISVGQDGATHQCNEDFALMRTIPGMVVICPSDDVEARAAVKAAYEYKGPVYMRFGRVAVPVINDNPDYKFEIGKGVTLKDGNDLTIIANGILVSEALQAAEMLAKDGINARVINIHTIKPLDKDLVIKAAKETGKIVTVEEHSVIGGLGSAVADVVSEENLAPVHKIGVQDVFGESALAEELLEKHGLDAKGIYNNIKDYLNK; encoded by the coding sequence ATGTCAGAAGTAAAGAAGATTGCAACTAGAATGAGTTATGGTAACGCATTAGTAGAATTGGGAAAAGAACATGATGACTTACTTGTTTTTGAAGCTGACCTTGGTGGAGCTACAAAGACAACAATTTTTAGAGATGTTTTCCCTGACAGACATATTGAATGTGGTATAGCTGAAGCCAATATGGTTGGCATGGCAGCAGGTATTTCAACAACAGGAATCGTACCTTTTGTATCATCATTTGCAATGTTTACAGCAGGTAGAGCGTTTGACCAACTTAGAAACTCAGTTGGTTATCCTCACTTAAATGTAAAAGTTGGTGCTACACACGGTGGTATTTCAGTAGGACAGGATGGTGCTACACATCAGTGTAACGAAGATTTTGCATTAATGAGAACTATTCCGGGAATGGTTGTTATTTGTCCAAGTGATGATGTTGAAGCAAGAGCAGCAGTAAAAGCAGCTTATGAATATAAAGGACCTGTATATATGAGATTCGGTAGAGTAGCAGTTCCTGTAATTAATGATAATCCTGATTACAAGTTTGAAATTGGAAAAGGTGTTACATTAAAGGATGGTAATGATTTAACAATTATTGCTAACGGAATTTTAGTATCAGAAGCTTTACAGGCAGCAGAAATGTTAGCTAAAGATGGTATTAATGCAAGAGTTATTAATATACATACAATTAAACCATTAGACAAGGATTTAGTAATCAAAGCAGCTAAGGAAACAGGAAAGATTGTTACAGTTGAAGAACATTCAGTAATTGGTGGCCTTGGAAGTGCTGTTGCAGATGTTGTAAGCGAAGAAAATCTTGCACCTGTACATAAAATTGGTGTTCAGGATGTATTCGGTGAATCAGCATTAGCTGAAGAATTACTTGAAAAACATGGTTTAGATGCTAAAGGAATTTATAACAATATCAAAGATTATTTAAATAAGTAA